The following proteins are encoded in a genomic region of Cricetulus griseus strain 17A/GY chromosome 7, alternate assembly CriGri-PICRH-1.0, whole genome shotgun sequence:
- the Elac2 gene encoding zinc phosphodiesterase ELAC protein 2 isoform X4, whose amino-acid sequence MKPVHRFTTFEATRSKLNSTSSTLTSFPASPASTEEGSALSTPIVRGECLLKYQLRPKREWQRDTTLTCNTDEFIAEALELPNFQERVQEYKKSVQESPAPEEKRSQYPEIVFLGTGSAIPMKIRNVSSTLINISPEKSVLLDCGEGTFGQLCRHYGQQIDRVLCNLTAVFVSHLHADHHTGLLNILLQREHALESLGKPFQPLLVVAPTQLRPWLQQYHNQCQEILHHISMIPAKCLQKGAEVSSPPIERLISLLLETCDLEEFQTCLVRHCKHAFGCALVHSSGWKVVYSGDTMPCEALVQMGKDANLLIHEATLEDGLEEEAVEKTHSTTSQAINVGMRMNAKFIMLNHFSQRYAKIPLFSPDFNEKVGIAFDHMKVCFEDFPTVPKLIPSLKALFADDIEEMVERKERRELRLVRAALLAQQRDSPEDTEPQQKRALTEEPHSPQSKKVRTQ is encoded by the exons ATGAAACCTGTTCATCGGTTCACAACCTTCGAAGCCACAAGATCCAAACTCAACTCAACCTCATCCACCCTGACATCTTTCCCCGCCTCACCAGCTTCTACA GAGGAAGGCTCTGCCCTCAGCACTCCCATAGTTCGAGGTGAATGCCTCCTCAAGTATCAGCTCCGCCCCAAGAGAGAGTGGCAAAG GGATACCACACTCACCTGCAATACTGATGAATTCATAGCTGAGGCCTTGGAGCTTCCCAATTTCCAGGAGAGAGTGCAGGAGTATAAGAAGAGCGTGCAGGAAAGCCCAGCCCCAGAAG AGAAAAGAAGCCAGTATCCTGAAATTGTCTTCCTTGGTACGGGGTCTGCCATCCCAATGAAGATCCGAAATGTCAGTTCCACGTTAATCAACATAAG CCCTGAAAAGTCTGTGTTGCTGGACTGTGGAGAGGGCACTTTTGGGCAGCTGTGCCGCCATTATGGACAGCAAATAGACAGAGTCCTGTGCAACCTCACTGCTGTGTTTGTGTCCCACCTTCACGCAGACCACCACACG GGCTTGCTGAATATCTTGCTGCAGAGAGAGCATGCGCTG GAGTCTCTGGGAAAACCCTTCCAGCCTTTGCTGGTGGTGGCCCCTACCCAGCTCAGGCCCTGGCTGCAGCAATATCACAACCAGTGCCAGGAGATTCTGCACCACATCAG TATGATTCCTGCCAAATgccttcagaaaggggcagaggtCTCCAGTCCCCCAATTGAAAGACTAATCAGTTTGCTGTTGGAAACATGTGACTTAGAAGAA TTTCAGACCTGCCTGGTACGGCACTGCAAACATGCTTTCGGCTGTGCACTAGTCCACTCCTCTGGCTGGAAAGTGGTCTACTCGGGGGATACCATGCCCTGTGAGGCTCTAGTCCAGATGG GGAAAGATGCCAACCTCCTGATACACGAAGCCACTCTGGAGGATGGCTTGGAAGAGGAAGCGGTGGAAAAGACACACAG CACCACCTCCCAGGCTATTAATGTGGGGATGCGGATGAATGCCAAGTTCATCATGCTGAACCACTTCAGTCAGCGGTACGCCAAGATTCCCCTCTTCAGCCCTGACTTTAATGAGAAAGTTGGCATCGCCTTTGACCACATGAAG GTCTGCTTTGAAGACTTCCCAACAGTGCCCAAGCTGATTCCCTCACTGAAGGCCCTGTTCGCAGATGACATTGAAGAGATGGTAGAGCGCAAGGAGAGGCGGGAGCTGCGGCTGGTGCGAGCAGCCCTCCTGGCCCAGCAGCGAGACAGCCCGGAGGACACCGAACCCCAGCAGAAGCGGGCCCTCACGGAGGAGCCGCACAGCCCACAGAGTAAGAAGGTCAGAACCCAGTGA